One Defluviimonas sp. SAOS-178_SWC DNA window includes the following coding sequences:
- a CDS encoding IS6 family transposase, translating into MTQPSPFRYFKASPEIIRLAVMMYVRFPLSLRNVEDLLHERGVDICHETVRFWWHRFGPTFAAEIRKRRVECMRSSRWRWHLDEVFVKINGERHYLWRAVDHEGEVLESFVTKKRDKKAALKFLRKSLKRHGAADGFVTDCLRSYGAALGELGIRGRQQTGRWMNNRAENSHLPFRRRERAMLRFRRMRTLQKFASVHASVSNHFNQDRSLNSRQSFKANRAAALAEWRGLCAA; encoded by the coding sequence ATGACCCAGCCTTCGCCTTTCCGCTATTTCAAGGCGTCGCCCGAGATCATCCGCCTTGCGGTGATGATGTATGTGCGCTTCCCCCTGTCCCTGCGGAACGTTGAGGACCTTCTGCACGAGCGGGGCGTCGATATCTGCCATGAGACGGTGCGGTTCTGGTGGCACCGGTTCGGACCGACGTTTGCGGCGGAGATCAGGAAACGCCGCGTCGAATGCATGCGGTCCAGCCGCTGGCGCTGGCATTTGGACGAGGTGTTCGTGAAGATCAACGGCGAACGCCATTACCTGTGGCGGGCGGTCGATCACGAAGGGGAGGTGCTCGAGAGCTTCGTGACGAAGAAACGCGACAAGAAAGCCGCCCTTAAATTCTTGAGGAAATCACTGAAGCGGCACGGCGCGGCCGATGGATTCGTCACTGACTGTCTGCGATCCTATGGCGCCGCCTTGGGAGAGCTCGGCATCCGCGGGCGCCAGCAGACTGGCCGGTGGATGAATAACCGGGCGGAGAATTCACACCTGCCATTCCGAAGACGGGAGCGGGCGATGCTCCGCTTCCGGCGAATGCGAACGCTGCAGAAGTTCGCCTCCGTTCACGCCTCCGTCTCGAACCACTTCAACCAGGACCGCAGCCTCAATTCACGACAAAGTTTCAAGGCCAACCGAGCCGCCGCTCTTGCCGAGTGGCGCGGTCTCTGCGCGGCATAA
- a CDS encoding response regulator has product MLGYIIIGSFAGFAACVATLVLGGSFVLAIALYSMVGSAAVILVPILHVAINAVAARSSRLKSSSISGKSSSQLASDLIFDHPRPLAEAHHRPMRILAVDDDPFILGLIPGIAAKARYSEVTCAASAKLALATLANTEAQFDCLLFDINMPEMDGIELCRHVRRIAAYRRTPIIMLTGKRDMKSMEQAFLAGATEYATKPFDVDKLGARLVATYQTHGDQSDEIRSDNADVVDTLREEQYINGPESREVLPGGATKLVSSKALENYVTQVSGKELSDTQVFAVKVDWKDLAHTRTSYLPFVSVLEDVAAAIEDVLRSDQCMMADAGEGTVLVVTSGKMLPTSIQLEAEINQSLETNRAASVYGESLAISVSVGRPITPEGTKVRRAGITFGRAIGSAKNRAFEKLGLERNSSLRLVG; this is encoded by the coding sequence ATGCTCGGATACATCATCATTGGATCGTTCGCTGGTTTTGCCGCGTGTGTGGCCACGCTGGTCCTCGGTGGATCGTTCGTGCTCGCAATCGCCCTCTACAGCATGGTCGGTTCCGCCGCCGTGATCCTCGTGCCTATTTTGCATGTCGCCATCAATGCGGTCGCCGCCCGTAGTAGCCGACTCAAGAGCTCATCCATTTCAGGCAAATCGAGCAGTCAACTTGCTAGTGACCTGATTTTCGACCATCCGCGCCCCCTTGCTGAAGCACATCATCGGCCAATGAGGATCCTCGCAGTCGACGATGACCCCTTCATTCTCGGGCTGATCCCGGGAATTGCTGCCAAGGCAAGGTATTCCGAAGTTACCTGCGCCGCCTCCGCAAAGCTGGCGTTAGCAACACTGGCGAACACCGAGGCTCAGTTCGACTGCCTGTTGTTCGATATCAACATGCCGGAGATGGACGGAATTGAACTGTGCCGGCACGTTCGCAGAATTGCCGCCTATCGACGCACACCGATTATAATGCTCACCGGGAAGAGGGACATGAAGAGCATGGAGCAAGCATTCCTGGCGGGTGCGACCGAATATGCGACAAAACCTTTTGACGTCGATAAGCTTGGAGCGCGGCTTGTCGCGACTTATCAAACCCACGGCGACCAGAGCGACGAGATCAGATCGGACAATGCGGATGTGGTCGATACTTTGCGCGAGGAACAGTACATTAACGGACCGGAGTCTCGCGAGGTCCTTCCTGGTGGTGCGACGAAACTAGTGTCGTCCAAGGCGTTGGAAAACTATGTGACGCAAGTGTCTGGCAAGGAGCTTTCCGACACTCAAGTATTCGCCGTGAAAGTCGACTGGAAGGATCTTGCCCATACGCGTACCTCCTATCTTCCGTTTGTATCGGTCCTGGAAGATGTCGCTGCCGCAATAGAAGATGTCCTCCGCTCCGATCAGTGCATGATGGCGGACGCCGGCGAGGGAACTGTGCTGGTCGTCACCAGCGGCAAGATGCTGCCGACATCCATTCAACTGGAGGCCGAGATCAACCAATCTCTAGAAACAAATCGGGCTGCCAGCGTCTATGGCGAAAGTCTGGCGATCAGCGTTTCGGTGGGCAGGCCGATAACGCCGGAGGGGACCAAGGTGCGCCGTGCGGGCATCACCTTCGGTCGGGCGATAGGCTCCGCTAAGAACAGAGCCTTTGAGAAGCTCGGTTTGGAGCGGAACTCATCCCTCCGCTTGGTCGGCTAA
- a CDS encoding IS6 family transposase, with amino-acid sequence MTKPDPFKGFHSSPEIIRLAVMLYVRFPLSLRNVEDLLHERGVEISHETVRYWWHRFGPMFAAEIRKHRIEGMKSSRWQWHLDEIFVKINGERHYLWRAVDHEGEVLESFVTKTRNKKAALKFLKKAMRTHGQPEVIVTDKLRSYRAALKELGADARQETGRWLNNGVENSHLAFRRRERAMLRFRRMRSLQKFAAVHASVSNHFNQERSLSSRRLFKANRAAALAEWRGLCAG; translated from the coding sequence ATGACCAAACCTGACCCGTTCAAGGGCTTTCACAGCAGCCCGGAAATCATCCGCCTGGCGGTGATGCTGTACGTCCGCTTCCCACTCTCGCTCCGGAATGTCGAAGATCTACTTCACGAACGAGGTGTGGAGATCAGCCACGAGACCGTGCGGTACTGGTGGCATCGTTTTGGTCCAATGTTTGCCGCGGAGATCCGGAAGCACCGGATCGAAGGGATGAAATCGAGCCGCTGGCAGTGGCACCTCGACGAGATCTTCGTGAAGATCAACGGTGAGCGGCATTACCTCTGGCGGGCCGTCGATCATGAAGGCGAGGTGCTCGAAAGCTTCGTCACAAAGACCCGTAATAAGAAGGCCGCATTGAAATTCCTCAAGAAAGCAATGCGCACGCACGGTCAGCCTGAGGTCATCGTGACGGACAAGCTGCGGTCCTATCGTGCTGCACTGAAGGAGCTTGGTGCTGATGCCCGACAGGAAACAGGCCGTTGGTTGAACAACGGGGTCGAGAATTCACACCTTGCATTCCGACGACGGGAGCGGGCGATGCTTCGGTTCCGGCGTATGCGAAGTCTTCAGAAGTTCGCCGCCGTCCATGCCTCCGTCTCGAACCACTTCAATCAGGAACGCAGCCTTTCAAGCCGACGCCTCTTCAAGGCCAACCGGGCCGCCGCTCTCGCCGAGTGGCGTGGTCTCTGCGCGGGATAA
- a CDS encoding Hpt domain-containing protein produces the protein MVKLTHHEHSTGDLDSALARIRDDFIQRLSAQIIQLRAIQERMTSNVDVDDLKVIEFLAHQICGLARTLGYPTLGDASQRLELAVNLQISHVGAPVDTDIPALLEFLLWEMGTASVPASV, from the coding sequence ATGGTTAAACTTACGCATCATGAGCACTCCACTGGCGACTTGGACAGCGCACTCGCGCGTATCCGCGATGACTTCATCCAACGTCTTAGCGCCCAGATAATCCAACTCAGAGCCATTCAGGAGCGTATGACGTCAAATGTCGATGTTGACGATTTGAAGGTGATCGAATTTTTGGCTCACCAGATTTGCGGTCTTGCAAGAACACTAGGGTACCCCACCTTGGGTGATGCATCACAGCGGCTCGAGCTTGCCGTCAATCTTCAAATCTCACATGTTGGGGCGCCTGTGGATACTGATATTCCAGCTCTACTTGAATTCCTATTGTGGGAAATGGGCACAGCATCGGTCCCGGCGAGCGTTTAA
- a CDS encoding response regulator, giving the protein MKILAVDDDAFIRELLPMVLASKGFQDITVAASGVAALELIGVAEPAFDCLLLDIHMPEMDGIELCTRVRQLSAYRRTPIIMLTAMTERRFVDAAFAAGATDYVTKPFETMELGIRVRNAEELITARRAASETTTSAPLAAKLMSAANKPDLSEVQIEGVSGLVDYPSLRNYLKQLSRSGLLGSQIVAIKVENIEKIHGRASAEELTYALTDIAEAIADTLRGQGLLIANAGGGLFICVSSAPHMVDPSNLESEIQSLLDEKQSAYDDGTPMDIDVSVGIPIRPGSHTSSDPDEVLDRAIARAESRAQVKQKPCLRLNIRRPGGLP; this is encoded by the coding sequence ATGAAAATCCTTGCCGTCGATGACGACGCGTTCATCCGCGAGTTGCTGCCGATGGTTCTCGCAAGCAAAGGCTTCCAGGACATCACAGTCGCGGCTTCAGGTGTTGCCGCGTTGGAATTGATAGGTGTCGCGGAGCCGGCTTTTGACTGTTTGCTTCTCGACATCCATATGCCGGAGATGGACGGGATCGAACTCTGTACGCGCGTGCGACAGCTCTCGGCGTATAGAAGAACGCCGATCATCATGCTGACCGCTATGACCGAACGACGTTTCGTCGACGCTGCATTTGCGGCGGGAGCGACGGACTACGTGACGAAACCCTTTGAAACCATGGAACTCGGCATTCGCGTCAGAAACGCAGAAGAACTGATCACGGCACGGCGCGCCGCGAGCGAAACCACGACATCTGCGCCGTTGGCCGCGAAACTGATGTCCGCCGCCAATAAACCTGACTTATCAGAGGTGCAGATCGAAGGCGTTTCGGGCCTGGTCGATTATCCATCTCTCAGGAACTATTTGAAGCAGCTCTCGCGCTCAGGGCTGCTGGGATCGCAGATCGTCGCCATCAAAGTGGAGAACATCGAGAAGATTCATGGTCGGGCGAGTGCCGAAGAACTCACCTATGCCCTCACTGACATCGCAGAGGCTATCGCCGACACCCTACGTGGTCAGGGGCTGCTCATCGCCAATGCTGGGGGCGGACTTTTCATCTGTGTCTCGAGCGCCCCGCACATGGTTGATCCTTCTAATCTTGAATCCGAGATACAGTCGCTTCTGGATGAGAAGCAATCCGCCTACGATGACGGAACCCCGATGGATATTGACGTCTCCGTCGGGATTCCGATCCGGCCCGGTTCGCATACATCAAGTGACCCAGACGAAGTCCTCGATCGTGCAATTGCGCGTGCCGAGAGTCGCGCACAAGTAAAGCAGAAGCCCTGTCTTCGCCTCAATATTCGGCGACCCGGCGGTCTCCCCTGA
- a CDS encoding tyrosine-type recombinase/integrase: MAKWFDRESERLATVVRLSEATREVRLKLIDEYRMRSEAAFAPETLRNYRLIIRLFADWCAGEGYSAEPPVDPATIAAYVDHLGGRLRSTTIETRLWAISELHRAAFMPNPCRHRLVELAVKGVKRKFGASIRQANPLGKKDILEVIRSLGSSRLELRDKATLWIATDSWCRASEIVALRVHDLLRQDDGSSLLFLARSKTDPFGEGAYAYLSEAGTEAVLRWIEIAGLKEADPILTKHQRNAHVGPLDPATISRIIKRCTGREDVSAHSTRIGGVHDAFRIGCDLSSIMIAGRWTSPEMPARYGRRILASQSAAAKVSAAFAHTDKSNKCSEADPLHREP, translated from the coding sequence ATGGCCAAGTGGTTTGATCGCGAGTCCGAACGGTTGGCAACCGTAGTGCGTCTGTCAGAGGCTACGCGGGAAGTAAGATTGAAGCTCATTGATGAGTATCGTATGCGCTCGGAAGCCGCCTTTGCGCCCGAAACTCTTCGCAACTACCGCTTGATCATCAGACTGTTCGCGGACTGGTGTGCCGGCGAAGGCTACAGCGCCGAACCTCCGGTCGATCCGGCGACCATTGCGGCATATGTCGATCACCTCGGAGGTCGCCTTCGAAGCACGACCATCGAAACACGCCTCTGGGCGATATCCGAGCTGCACAGGGCGGCGTTCATGCCAAATCCGTGTCGCCATCGGCTCGTCGAACTTGCGGTGAAGGGCGTGAAGCGGAAGTTCGGCGCGAGCATTCGCCAAGCGAACCCACTGGGCAAGAAGGACATCCTCGAGGTCATCCGCTCACTCGGATCAAGCCGTCTGGAACTACGCGACAAGGCAACGCTGTGGATTGCAACGGACAGTTGGTGCAGAGCGTCGGAGATCGTCGCCTTGCGTGTCCATGATCTCCTTCGTCAGGATGATGGATCGAGCCTGCTATTCTTGGCCCGGTCAAAGACCGATCCTTTTGGTGAGGGCGCCTACGCCTACCTGTCCGAAGCCGGAACGGAAGCAGTTCTGAGATGGATTGAGATTGCTGGTCTGAAGGAAGCAGATCCGATTCTTACCAAGCATCAGCGCAACGCACATGTCGGCCCGTTGGATCCTGCAACCATCTCAAGGATCATCAAGCGCTGTACCGGCCGCGAAGATGTGTCTGCGCACAGCACACGTATCGGTGGCGTTCATGACGCCTTCAGGATTGGCTGCGACCTATCGTCAATCATGATCGCTGGACGCTGGACCTCGCCCGAGATGCCCGCACGTTATGGGCGGCGTATTCTGGCGAGCCAATCCGCGGCAGCAAAGGTTTCCGCAGCGTTTGCCCACACAGACAAATCCAATAAGTGCTCGGAAGCAGACCCTTTGCACCGTGAGCCCTGA
- a CDS encoding response regulator, which translates to MVLNRILHVDDDEDIRTVTRIALEVVGGFTVLQCNSGQEALARAEAFAPDLILLDVMMPGIDGEQTFQELRTIPTLADLPIVFATAKVHEQSMTQLFAIGAAGVVAKPFNPLELPNTLRSIWNRARPNLRQET; encoded by the coding sequence ATGGTGCTCAATAGAATTCTCCATGTGGACGATGACGAGGACATTCGCACGGTGACACGAATTGCGCTGGAGGTTGTAGGCGGTTTTACCGTTCTGCAGTGTAACTCCGGTCAAGAGGCACTCGCGCGGGCTGAAGCATTCGCACCGGATCTGATCCTTCTCGACGTAATGATGCCGGGAATAGATGGGGAGCAAACCTTCCAGGAACTTAGGACGATACCCACCTTGGCGGATTTACCGATCGTATTCGCCACGGCGAAGGTCCACGAGCAATCCATGACACAGCTTTTCGCCATCGGCGCCGCCGGCGTCGTGGCAAAGCCCTTCAATCCGCTTGAATTGCCTAACACTCTGCGATCGATCTGGAATCGGGCCCGGCCAAACTTGCGACAAGAAACATGA
- a CDS encoding IS3 family transposase (programmed frameshift), whose protein sequence is MGTSNYSDEFKRDAVHQITVRGYPVREVSQRLGVSTHSLYKWLKLFAEPVPKPGVDHEAENRRLKRELARVTEERDILKKANGVLRARVPMKYAFIRAHREEFGVRAMCRVLRVHFSGFYAWFKEPLSHRAQEDARQTELIRQAWTESGKVYGYRKLTDDLRDQGERISENRVARLASLAGIAAQVGYKRRPGRYGGKTAVVAENRLEQRFEASAPDQVWVTDITYIKTHEGWMFLCVVIDLFSRRVVGWSAQSRMTTDLALQALLMAVWRRKPTDRVTVHSDQGSQFTSREWQMFLHQHNLEPSMSRRGNCHDNAVAESFFQLLKRERIRRRTYPTRDAARQDVFEYIELFYNPKRKHTKNGMLSPVDFEIRQLNLNKAGV, encoded by the exons ATGGGGACAAGCAACTACAGCGACGAGTTCAAGCGGGATGCGGTGCACCAGATCACGGTGCGCGGGTATCCGGTGCGGGAGGTGTCGCAGCGTTTGGGCGTCAGCACGCATTCTCTTTACAAGTGGCTGAAGTTGTTCGCGGAGCCGGTTCCAAAGCCCGGCGTGGATCATGAAGCCGAGAACCGGCGGCTGAAGCGCGAGCTGGCCAGGGTGACCGAGGAGCGCGACATTCTAAAAAAGGCAA ACGGCGTACTTCGCGCGAGAGTCCCAATGAAGTACGCGTTCATCCGGGCGCATCGCGAGGAATTCGGCGTCCGGGCCATGTGCCGAGTGCTTCGGGTCCATTTCTCCGGCTTCTACGCATGGTTTAAGGAACCATTAAGCCACCGTGCGCAAGAGGATGCACGTCAGACCGAGCTGATCCGGCAGGCCTGGACTGAAAGCGGCAAGGTCTATGGCTACCGCAAGCTGACCGACGATCTGCGCGACCAGGGCGAACGCATCTCGGAGAACCGGGTTGCCCGGCTGGCGTCGCTGGCCGGGATCGCCGCACAGGTGGGCTACAAGCGCCGTCCCGGCCGATATGGCGGCAAGACCGCCGTGGTTGCCGAGAATAGATTGGAGCAGCGGTTCGAGGCATCCGCTCCCGATCAGGTCTGGGTGACCGACATCACCTACATCAAGACCCACGAAGGCTGGATGTTTCTGTGTGTCGTTATCGACTTGTTCTCGCGGCGTGTTGTTGGCTGGTCCGCCCAGTCCCGAATGACCACGGACTTGGCCCTGCAGGCCCTGCTGATGGCCGTCTGGCGACGCAAGCCGACGGACCGGGTCACGGTGCATTCAGACCAAGGCTCTCAGTTCACCAGCCGGGAGTGGCAGATGTTCCTACATCAGCACAATCTGGAACCGAGCATGAGCCGGCGCGGAAACTGTCATGACAATGCCGTCGCAGAAAGCTTCTTCCAGCTGTTGAAGCGCGAACGCATCCGCCGTCGGACCTATCCGACCCGCGATGCCGCCAGACAGGACGTGTTCGAATACATCGAGCTATTCTACAACCCGAAGCGCAAGCACACGAAAAACGGCATGCTGTCGCCCGTTGACTTCGAAATCAGACAGCTCAATCTGAACAAGGCAGGTGTCTAG
- a CDS encoding sensor histidine kinase, which translates to MAKRISTWDGFSDRASDLFYRMILLGTILNALAIGSFIVLATVMEGTSAHFTPLLFLFAAALFAAMNTHQVLSALALRLSIYSGLFLFVALFNIVRERPQLSSVHWLQFFTVVFVLYFIVDCSIAFLRLYRRNLSQIEDLRKEHERALAAYRAKSEFLSVVSHELRTPITSIKGPLNLICSGVLGQVPKNVQQMLAVANKNSDRLAMLIDDLLDLQALDTGKMAMNPKPMDLSILIKDAIEATAGYLRDKNVSLVLVGSHPSVIVNGDEKRLMQVMANVFSNAIKFSKDGGIVQVDLKVHEDLATVSVRDNGRGIPPGNEQTVFGEFSQLDSSDVRSVGGSGLGMSISRRILQLHKGTISYESELGVGTNFIITLPVFFQHRTWLKVKGKLEVEVLPELSELCQSDEWAANCVATGTDGVNCPKSS; encoded by the coding sequence GTGGCAAAGCGTATTTCGACCTGGGATGGCTTCAGCGACCGAGCATCCGACTTGTTCTATCGAATGATCCTACTCGGAACTATTCTGAACGCCCTTGCCATAGGGTCATTCATCGTGCTTGCAACTGTTATGGAGGGTACTTCGGCACATTTTACACCGCTTTTATTCTTGTTTGCCGCAGCGCTGTTTGCGGCGATGAATACCCATCAAGTTCTTAGCGCCCTGGCGCTCCGCCTATCCATCTATTCTGGTCTTTTTCTTTTTGTTGCGTTGTTTAATATCGTCAGGGAGCGGCCGCAACTCTCTTCCGTGCACTGGCTTCAGTTCTTCACGGTTGTATTTGTTCTTTACTTCATAGTTGATTGTTCAATCGCATTTCTGCGACTCTATCGCCGCAATTTGAGTCAAATTGAGGATCTCAGAAAAGAGCATGAAAGGGCGCTGGCGGCATACAGGGCGAAGTCTGAGTTTCTTTCCGTGGTTAGCCATGAGCTAAGAACTCCAATCACATCGATCAAAGGACCTCTCAACCTCATCTGCAGTGGAGTACTTGGCCAGGTACCCAAGAATGTTCAGCAAATGCTTGCTGTGGCAAACAAGAACAGCGACCGGCTTGCGATGCTGATTGACGATCTTCTGGATCTACAGGCGCTCGATACAGGCAAGATGGCGATGAACCCCAAACCTATGGATCTCTCCATACTTATTAAAGACGCAATCGAGGCGACGGCCGGCTATCTACGCGACAAAAATGTTTCTCTGGTTCTTGTGGGATCTCACCCATCGGTGATCGTCAATGGCGACGAAAAAAGATTGATGCAGGTGATGGCGAACGTTTTCTCGAACGCAATAAAATTTTCGAAGGACGGTGGCATCGTGCAAGTTGACCTTAAGGTCCATGAAGACCTTGCCACAGTATCCGTAAGGGACAATGGCCGGGGGATCCCGCCAGGTAATGAGCAAACGGTTTTCGGGGAGTTCTCGCAATTAGACTCCTCAGATGTTCGTTCGGTTGGAGGTAGCGGCCTTGGCATGAGCATCTCGCGACGCATTCTTCAGCTTCACAAGGGAACGATCAGCTACGAAAGCGAGCTCGGGGTCGGAACGAACTTCATCATCACGTTGCCAGTTTTTTTTCAGCACCGCACGTGGCTCAAGGTCAAGGGCAAGCTGGAAGTCGAAGTGCTGCCGGAGCTGTCGGAACTGTGCCAATCTGACGAATGGGCCGCAAACTGCGTTGCGACGGGAACTGATGGAGTGAACTGTCCCAAGTCTTCCTAA
- a CDS encoding response regulator, translating into MKILAVDDDDFILELVPMYLAVAGYQDVSVAASGRAALDLIAAAIPPYDCLLIDINMPEMNGVELCTRVRQIPAYRRTPIIMLTAMTERHSVDTAFAAGATDYVTKPFETMELGVRVRNAEELVMTRLKTADAITSTTPASMLTPGDKPTFSEIQIDGIKELTDHPALKNYLKQLSRAGLLGSQIIAVKLENIHSIHFRATPDELTYAHTEVADSIANVLGTKGLLMANTGNGLFVCASNAPNLLDPIDLEAEIQCLLDDKETTYDDGTPMDIEVSVGKPIRPASYSAADPDVVLDRAIARAESRSQEKKKSRVRLNIRLGSGQKRSW; encoded by the coding sequence ATGAAGATTCTAGCTGTCGATGACGACGACTTCATCCTCGAACTGGTGCCGATGTATCTTGCAGTAGCGGGGTATCAGGACGTTTCGGTCGCGGCGTCGGGTCGTGCAGCGTTGGATTTGATTGCTGCAGCGATCCCGCCTTATGATTGTCTGCTAATCGACATCAATATGCCGGAGATGAACGGGGTCGAGCTGTGTACGCGAGTGCGGCAGATTCCGGCGTACAGAAGAACACCCATCATCATGCTGACCGCGATGACCGAGCGTCATTCCGTCGATACCGCCTTTGCAGCAGGCGCGACGGACTACGTTACGAAACCTTTTGAGACAATGGAACTCGGCGTTCGCGTCAGAAATGCAGAAGAGCTGGTCATGACACGGCTCAAAACTGCCGACGCCATCACATCTACGACGCCGGCCTCGATGTTGACACCCGGCGACAAACCCACCTTTTCGGAGATACAGATCGATGGCATCAAGGAGCTCACCGATCATCCGGCTCTGAAGAACTACCTGAAGCAACTATCGCGCGCGGGGCTACTGGGCTCGCAGATCATTGCGGTCAAACTTGAAAACATTCATAGTATTCATTTTCGTGCAACGCCCGACGAACTAACCTACGCCCATACTGAGGTCGCGGACTCAATTGCTAATGTGCTCGGCACTAAAGGATTGCTGATGGCAAACACCGGCAATGGTCTGTTTGTGTGCGCCTCAAATGCTCCGAATCTACTAGACCCCATTGACCTTGAAGCTGAAATTCAATGCCTCTTGGATGATAAGGAAACAACCTACGATGATGGCACACCGATGGACATCGAGGTGTCGGTCGGAAAGCCGATCCGACCTGCGTCGTATAGTGCGGCTGATCCAGATGTAGTTCTGGATCGCGCTATTGCACGCGCCGAAAGCCGTTCTCAGGAAAAGAAAAAATCACGTGTACGACTCAATATACGCCTTGGCAGTGGCCAGAAGCGATCGTGGTAA
- a CDS encoding SGNH/GDSL hydrolase family protein yields the protein MMAISAISLAGCGEAVTHNSDARILALGDSMFAWNKLSNNAVPDVLESNLGEEVVDRSVIGARYLYGLSISGAAGLNISKQYRSGDWDWVVINGGGNDLWFGCGCMACEQTIERLISSDGQTGKIPALVSKIRHEDAKVVYVGYLHSPGAYSIIDHCKSYDIEFERRVANLAARTDDFYYLGASDVVPEGDLSFHSIDRIHPSIKGSKALAAMIADLIRAISI from the coding sequence ATGATGGCTATTTCCGCGATCAGCCTCGCGGGGTGCGGTGAAGCCGTTACGCACAACAGCGATGCCCGAATCCTTGCACTGGGCGACTCGATGTTCGCGTGGAACAAGCTGTCAAATAACGCGGTCCCCGACGTACTTGAATCCAACTTGGGCGAAGAGGTTGTTGATCGTTCGGTCATTGGAGCAAGATATCTCTACGGTCTGTCCATTTCGGGCGCTGCGGGGCTCAACATCTCCAAGCAATACCGTTCGGGTGACTGGGACTGGGTCGTGATCAATGGAGGGGGCAACGACCTTTGGTTCGGATGCGGCTGCATGGCCTGCGAGCAGACAATCGAACGCCTGATCTCGTCAGACGGGCAGACTGGAAAGATTCCCGCGCTGGTATCGAAGATCCGGCATGAAGATGCGAAAGTGGTCTATGTAGGGTATCTACACAGCCCTGGCGCATATTCCATCATCGACCACTGCAAGTCTTACGACATCGAATTCGAACGAAGGGTGGCAAATCTCGCCGCCAGGACCGACGATTTCTATTACCTTGGTGCCTCGGACGTAGTTCCCGAGGGTGACTTGTCGTTCCATTCCATCGATCGAATCCACCCTTCCATCAAGGGAAGCAAGGCATTGGCCGCTATGATTGCCGACCTGATCAGGGCAATAAGCATATGA
- a CDS encoding ribokinase, with protein sequence MSNKIVILGVFVADTAYRADRQPKMGETILGRSFVLGPGGKGSNQSVAAAMVGGEVHFITRLGRDPFADIAHATWSKAGVVPEVTEDPESYTGAAYIFIEDATGNNAIIISPGAAGRISVADVEARANLISGAAVFVTQLEQPMPAAHRALEIARAGGAKTILNPAPAATIAPEMLALCDYVTPNESETEGITGLPVTSAAEAKTAAEKLLSQGAGAAIITLGENGALYHDRHQTVHVPAVSAGPVVETTGAGDAFNGGFAAALARGADPIAAVRFGCATAGISVTRPGTAPSMPTLAEVEALLAGMAGS encoded by the coding sequence ATGTCGAACAAGATCGTTATCCTCGGCGTGTTCGTCGCCGATACCGCCTACCGCGCCGATCGTCAGCCGAAGATGGGCGAGACGATCCTGGGCCGGAGCTTCGTCCTCGGCCCCGGCGGCAAGGGTTCGAACCAGTCGGTCGCCGCCGCGATGGTGGGCGGCGAGGTTCATTTCATCACCCGCCTCGGCCGCGATCCCTTCGCCGACATAGCCCACGCGACCTGGTCGAAGGCAGGCGTGGTGCCCGAGGTGACGGAGGATCCGGAAAGCTACACGGGTGCAGCCTACATCTTCATCGAGGACGCGACCGGCAACAACGCCATCATCATCTCGCCCGGCGCGGCAGGTCGGATTTCTGTCGCGGACGTGGAGGCGCGGGCCAACCTCATCTCTGGCGCCGCCGTGTTCGTGACCCAGCTGGAACAACCGATGCCGGCCGCTCACCGCGCGCTTGAGATCGCACGGGCGGGCGGGGCGAAGACCATCCTCAACCCCGCGCCGGCCGCCACCATTGCGCCCGAGATGCTGGCGCTCTGCGACTATGTTACCCCGAACGAATCCGAGACCGAGGGGATCACCGGCCTGCCCGTCACATCCGCCGCCGAGGCGAAGACCGCTGCCGAGAAGCTTCTGTCGCAAGGCGCCGGCGCGGCGATCATCACCCTTGGCGAAAACGGCGCGCTCTATCATGACCGTCATCAGACCGTCCATGTTCCCGCCGTCAGCGCCGGCCCGGTGGTGGAGACGACGGGCGCCGGCGACGCCTTCAACGGCGGCTTCGCGGCCGCCCTTGCGCGCGGCGCCGATCCGATCGCCGCGGTCCGCTTCGGCTGTGCGACCGCCGGCATCTCCGTCACCCGCCCCGGCACCGCCCCCTCCATGCCGACATTGGCCGAGGTCGAAGCGTTGTTGGCCGGCATGGCAGGCTCATGA